A single genomic interval of Planctomycetota bacterium harbors:
- a CDS encoding 30S ribosomal protein S20, whose product MAHSLSAKKRIRQNLKARARNRWRKGQVKDSTKGFLDAVHDGDPAKAAEAYQKLTKTLDQVAAAGSIHKNAAARRKSRLAKRLNALKAAKAS is encoded by the coding sequence ATGGCTCACTCGCTCTCCGCCAAGAAACGCATCCGTCAGAACCTCAAGGCCCGCGCCCGTAACCGCTGGCGAAAGGGTCAGGTCAAGGACTCCACCAAGGGCTTCCTCGACGCTGTCCACGACGGCGACCCCGCCAAGGCCGCCGAGGCGTACCAGAAGCTCACCAAGACCCTCGACCAGGTCGCCGCCGCCGGCTCCATCCACAAGAACGCCGCCGCCCGCCGCAAGAGCCGACTCGCCAAACGCCTCAACGCCCTCAAGGCCGCCAAAGCGTCCTAA
- a CDS encoding glyoxalase: protein MNIRRVVPNVASERMAESRAFYTQFMGMTVAMDMGWIMTLVSPDNPTAQLTVLQSGGGSAVHPDVSIEVEDVDALHQKAVARGEPIVYPLTDEPWGVRRFFVRDPNGVVINVMSHRA, encoded by the coding sequence ATGAATATCAGGCGGGTGGTGCCGAATGTGGCGTCGGAGCGGATGGCGGAGAGTCGGGCGTTTTATACGCAGTTCATGGGGATGACGGTGGCGATGGACATGGGGTGGATCATGACGCTGGTTTCGCCGGACAATCCGACGGCTCAGTTGACGGTCCTGCAATCAGGGGGCGGGTCGGCGGTGCATCCGGATGTTTCGATCGAGGTGGAGGATGTGGACGCGCTGCATCAGAAGGCGGTCGCGCGGGGGGAGCCGATTGTTTATCCATTGACGGACGAACCCTGGGGCGTGCGGCGATTTTTCGTGCGCGATCCGAACGGGGTGGTGATCAATGTGATGAGTCATCGCGCGTGA
- a CDS encoding methyltransferase domain-containing protein, translated as MNTPMRDKSTVEEIRNRFDHDVERFSNLQTGQAATIDAPLAMELITQAALAATPRIERCLDIGCGAGNNTIKLLRAYGGDFDCDLCDLSEPMLIRAQERLAQETRGVIRRFHGDFRDLPLPENGYDVILAAAVLHHLRDEQDWERAFGKIHALLRPGGSLWITDLVTHEHEKVHALMWRRYADYLTELGGEQYQEKVFAYIDKEDSPRPVTFQLELMKKVGFEKTEILHKNSCFAAFGGIKGQ; from the coding sequence ATGAATACGCCCATGCGGGACAAATCGACGGTTGAGGAAATTCGCAACCGCTTTGACCATGATGTCGAGCGGTTTTCCAATCTTCAGACGGGGCAGGCGGCGACGATTGATGCGCCGCTGGCGATGGAGCTTATCACGCAGGCGGCGCTCGCGGCCACGCCGCGGATTGAGCGGTGTCTGGACATCGGATGCGGCGCGGGCAACAACACGATCAAACTATTGCGCGCATACGGCGGCGATTTTGACTGCGACCTGTGCGACCTGAGCGAGCCCATGCTGATCAGGGCTCAGGAACGCCTCGCTCAGGAAACGCGCGGCGTCATCCGCCGCTTTCACGGCGACTTTCGTGACCTGCCGCTCCCCGAAAACGGCTACGACGTGATTCTCGCGGCGGCGGTGCTGCACCACCTGCGCGATGAACAGGATTGGGAGCGGGCCTTCGGGAAAATCCATGCGCTCCTGCGACCCGGCGGTTCGCTGTGGATCACCGATCTGGTGACGCACGAGCATGAGAAGGTTCACGCATTGATGTGGCGGCGATATGCGGACTATCTCACCGAACTGGGCGGCGAGCAATATCAGGAAAAGGTCTTCGCCTACATCGACAAGGAGGACTCGCCGCGCCCCGTGACGTTCCAACTCGAACTCATGAAAAAGGTCGGGTTTGAGAAAACGGAAATCCTGCACAAGAACTCCTGCTTCGCCGCGTTCGGCGGGATCAAAGGCCAATAG
- a CDS encoding metal-dependent transcriptional regulator, with protein sequence MPTTSDTNTPSIAVEDYLKHIWKIVSQGDRATTKALADRMGLGNGTVTGMLKHLAARDLVKYEPYRGVELSEQGERLALRVIRRHRLIELFLVQTLGLGWDEVDEDAERLEHAFSDELIERIDAFLGYPQVDPHGAPIPTAAGRVEMQDFAALSTLHAGQRGLVRRVSDSDPAFLKYLDDHAIALDALIEVIAVDPFGTIHVRIGPRESHLAREAARRIHVAVQPSE encoded by the coding sequence ATGCCCACGACGAGCGACACCAACACACCCAGCATTGCCGTCGAGGACTACCTCAAGCACATCTGGAAGATCGTCAGCCAGGGCGACCGCGCCACGACCAAGGCGCTGGCCGATCGCATGGGGCTGGGCAACGGCACCGTCACGGGCATGCTCAAGCATCTGGCCGCACGAGACCTCGTCAAGTACGAACCCTACCGCGGCGTCGAACTCAGCGAGCAGGGCGAACGACTCGCGCTCCGCGTCATCCGTCGTCACCGACTCATCGAACTGTTCCTCGTTCAAACGCTCGGCCTCGGCTGGGACGAAGTCGACGAAGACGCCGAACGCCTCGAGCACGCGTTTTCCGATGAACTCATCGAACGTATCGACGCCTTCCTCGGTTACCCGCAGGTCGATCCGCACGGCGCACCGATTCCCACAGCCGCCGGACGCGTCGAAATGCAGGACTTCGCCGCGCTCTCGACACTCCACGCCGGCCAGCGCGGCCTCGTCCGACGCGTCTCCGACTCCGACCCCGCCTTCCTCAAATACCTCGACGATCACGCCATCGCCCTCGACGCCCTGATCGAAGTCATCGCCGTCGACCCCTTCGGCACGATCCACGTCCGCATCGGCCCCCGCGAAAGCCACCTCGCCCGCGAAGCCGCCCGCCGCATCCATGTCGCCGTCCAGCCGAGCGAATGA
- a CDS encoding DUF2200 family protein has protein sequence MADMSKQDERIAKMTFAFVYPYLLAKVQKKGRTREELHQVIRWLTGYSEKQLQRQMDKEATLAEFFAKAKVHPNADLITGTICGQRVESIRTPLTRQVRCLDKLVDELAKGRPMEKILRTAPSGSAPARGAGRR, from the coding sequence ATGGCGGATATGAGCAAGCAGGACGAGCGGATTGCGAAGATGACGTTTGCGTTTGTGTATCCGTATCTGTTGGCCAAAGTTCAAAAGAAGGGGCGCACGCGGGAGGAGTTGCATCAGGTGATCCGCTGGCTCACGGGCTATTCCGAGAAGCAGCTTCAGCGACAGATGGACAAGGAAGCGACGCTCGCGGAGTTCTTCGCCAAGGCGAAGGTGCATCCCAACGCCGATCTGATCACCGGGACGATCTGCGGTCAGCGCGTCGAATCGATCCGGACGCCGCTGACGCGTCAGGTGCGGTGTCTGGACAAGCTCGTGGACGAACTGGCCAAGGGCCGCCCGATGGAGAAGATTCTGCGCACGGCGCCATCGGGTTCGGCGCCCGCGCGCGGCGCGGGGCGGAGATGA
- a CDS encoding nuclear transport factor 2 family protein produces the protein MSLADIVQRGWNAVGAGDFDALAADYVADMKFIMPGQGNVLEGRAAFRAALDQLATILPPKFQITGLRQLEGENEVVSIVEWKSQKIAASQLSVLFKFRGDKICEERWFIDTEQWKSAF, from the coding sequence ATCAGTCTGGCGGATATCGTTCAGAGGGGTTGGAACGCGGTCGGGGCGGGCGATTTTGATGCGTTGGCGGCCGACTATGTGGCGGACATGAAATTCATCATGCCGGGGCAGGGCAATGTGCTGGAGGGACGGGCGGCGTTCCGCGCGGCGCTGGATCAACTGGCGACGATTCTCCCGCCGAAGTTTCAGATCACGGGGCTGCGCCAGCTTGAAGGCGAGAACGAGGTCGTGTCGATCGTCGAGTGGAAGTCGCAGAAGATCGCGGCGTCGCAGCTTTCGGTGCTGTTCAAATTCCGGGGCGACAAGATTTGCGAGGAGCGGTGGTTCATCGATACCGAACAATGGAAGAGCGCGTTCTGA